A stretch of Lactuca sativa cultivar Salinas chromosome 6, Lsat_Salinas_v11, whole genome shotgun sequence DNA encodes these proteins:
- the LOC111889767 gene encoding clathrin interactor EPSIN 2 isoform X1, protein MKKAFRDIKRGVNKKVLKVPSIEQKVLDATSNEPWGPHGTHLIDIAQASRNYHEYQMIMSVVWKRLSDTGKNWRHVFKGLTVLEYLVINGSERVIEDIREHANQITALASFQYIDSTGRDQGSNIRKKSQILVALVNDKEKLQEAREKANASRDNRFRNTSGDEGRFGNREEDRNGYGREREWGDDEYRGRSRSNDGDYGTRSQSSDRERDRSFEDDGHRSSRGSSARVEDASPDGRGLEPKLSGQNVGGPPSYEDAVSDGHSPVDTKRNGETATSSPQVNINHQEIPAAAAPPPPAAAATPPPVTTTPPPPAVTVNNENDGFDFFDPRGAAPAPALAVALAPQASGGGEMEDLFGSLSESFSSSNALALVTSTSSITTEVHPPANTNPYLTFDTSSTSQAFDDPFGDGPFKAVPSTDGFSAQPPTSPFTTTAEPPSFSVDPMSGSGGFGDTFDFDSTVDILADILPPPGPSQTAFPSQNGQTSSFSAEPNQTTFPSSFSTPFGQPPTFSSQGQGGQPFQPQAAQSMPHPAFPPQGVQQQQSMPQSAFQLPGGHQSMPQSASQLPGVQQQQPMPQSAFQLPGGHQSAFQSPGVQQSMPQSAPLPLQGGQQSMPQSAAFQLPGGQQSIMPQSALQVQGGQQSIPQPSFPAQGGQYASQPGFPGHGGQYAPQPGFPGQGGQSVPQSSSQNGGFSSQLGGVSVSGAGANGQSVLHPGFPAQGGQSGFPSQGGQLMLQAQAQGSQSLLQPGFVAQGGQNASLGVGGFPSNGQLAQPNVSQPQPVFTNSNGHAQSNNLFGGFQPHSSSASMAPLSQVTPTPTPTPAPQYNPSNFYQPQQPPALTTSTGALALVPQQPTDKKFETKSTVWADTLNRGLVNLNISGAKTNPLSDIGIDFEAINRKEKRMEKPSQTPVVSNVSMGKAMGSGSGMGRAGAGSVLRPTPNPMMGAPTGFNQPMGMNPMPPQNMGMNMGQGFQMQQGYPPGSAMPANYNNNPMMGRGAAGYAPQPYGGYR, encoded by the exons ATGAAGAAGGCATTCAGGGACAT TAAGAGAGGAGTAAATAAGAAAGTTCTTAAAGTTCCTTCAATAGAACAAAAGGTTCTTGATGCTACCAGCAACGAGCCATGGGGTCCTCATGGAACTCATCTTATTGATATTGCACAGGCTTCAAGAAACTA CCATGAATACCAAATGATCATGTCAGTAGTTTGGAAGCGCCTCAGTGATACTGGAAAGAACTGGCGCCATGTGTTCAAG GGTTTAACGGTTCTTGAGTATTTGGTGATAAACGGATCGGAACGTGTCATTGAAGATATCAGAGAACATGCAAACCAAATAACT gcGTTGGCTTCTTTTCAATATATTGATTCAACGGGGAGGGATCAAGGGAGCAATATAAGGAAGAAGTCTCAGATTCTTGTTGCCCTCGTGAATGATAAAGAGAAACTACAAGAAGCAAGAGAGAAGGCAAATGCCAGCAGGGACAA TAGATTCCGTAATACATCGGGAGATGAAGGGCGTTTTGGTAATAGAGAAGAAGATCGTAATGGTTATGGGAGAGAAAGAGAATGGGGTGATGATGAATATCGTGGAAGAAGTAGAAGCAATGATGGTGATTATGGCACAAGAAGTCAAAGCTCTGATAGAGAGAGGGATCGATCATTTGAAGATGATGGTCATCGTTCTTCTAG AGGAAGCAGTGCTAGAGTTGAGGATGCTTCTCCGGATGGAAG GGGGCTTGAACCAAAGTTATCTGGACAAAATGTTGGTGGGCCTCCTAGTTATGAAGATGCTGTGAGTGATGGTCATAGCCCTGTTGATACCAAGAg GAATGGAGAAACTGCAACATCATCACCTCAGGTGAACATTAACCATCAAGAAATTCCGGCAGCAGCTGCTCCACCACCACCAGCTGCCGCCGCCACACCACCTCCAGTTACCACTACGCCGCCACCACCTGCAGTGACAGTCAACAATGAAAACGACGGGTTTGACTTTTTTGATCCCCGTGGTGCTGCTCCTGCTCCTGCTCTTGCCGTTGCCCTTGCTCCGCAAGCATCAGGTGGCGGAGAGATGGAGGATTTATTTGGTTCTCTATCggagtctttctcttcttcaaATGCATTGGCTCTTGTAACATCTACTTCATCTATAACCACTGAAGTTCATCCTCCAGCAAATACTAATCCTTATCTCACCTTCGACACCTCATCGACAAGTCAG GCATTTGATGATCCGTTTGGTGATGGTCCTTTTAAAGCTGTTCCTTCTACTGATGGATTTTCGGCTCAACCACCAACATCACCCTTCACTACAACTGCTGAACCACCATCATTTTCAGTTGACCCAATGTCAGGGTCAGGGGGATTTGGGGATACGTTTGATTTTGATTCAACTGTTGACATTTTAGCTGATATACTGCCTCCACCTGGACCCTCACAAACTGCTTTTCCTTCTCAAAATGGTCAAACATCTAGTTTTTCAGCAGAACCTAACCAGACCACATTTCCTTCGAGTTTTTCAACCCCATTTGGCCAACCACCTACTTTTTCGTCCCAAGGTCAAGGTGGTCAACCTTTTCAACCTCAAGCTGCCCAATCTATGCCACACCCAGCTTTTCCACCTCAAGGTGTCCAGCAGCAGCAGTCTATGCCACAGTCAGCTTTTCAACTTCCAGGTGGACACCAGTCTATGCCACAGTCAGCTTCTCAACTTCCAGGTGTCCAGCAGCAGCAGCCTATGCCACAGTCAGCTTTTCAACTTCCAGGTGGCCACCAGTCAGCTTTTCAAAGTCCAGGTGTCCAGCAGTCTATGCCACAGTCAGCACCTTTACCACTCCAAGGTGGCCAGCAGTCTATGCCACAGTCAGCAGCTTTTCAACTTCCAGGTGGCCAGCAGTCTATTATGCCACAGTCAGCTTTACAAGTCCAAGGTGGCCAACAGTCTATACCACAGCCAAGTTTTCCAGCTCAAGGTGGTCAATATGCATCACAACCAGGTTTTCCAGGTCATGGTGGTCAATATGCACCACAACCAGGTTTTCCAGGTCAGGGTGGCCAGTCTGTACCCCAAAGCAGCAGCCAAAATGGTGGTTTTTCTTCTCAGTTGGGTGGTGTCAGTGTCTCAGGGGCAGGGGCCAATGGTCAATCCGTGTTGCACCCTGGTTTTCCAGCTCAGGGCGGCCAGTCTGGTTTTCCGTCACAGGGTGGCCAATTGATGTTGCAAGCTCAAGCTCAGGGCAGCCAGTCTCTATTGCAGCCTGGTTTTGTGGCTCAGGGTGGCCAAAATGCATCTCTTGGTGTTGGTGGTTTTCCTTCAAATGGTCAACTTGCTCAGCCAAATGTCTCACAGCCACAACCAGTGTTTACCAATTCCAATGGTCATGCTCAGTCAAACAACTTGTTTGGGGGTTTCCAGCCACACAGTTCTTCTGCTTCAATGGCGCCCTTATCACAAGTCACACCTACACCCACACCCACACCTGCCCCACAATACAACCCTTCAAATTTCTatcaaccacaacaaccaccagCTCTGACTACTTCAACAGGTGCTCTTGCTCTAGTACCACAACAACCAACGGATAAAAAGTTTGAGACCAAATCAACAGTCTGGGCTGATACATTGAACCGAGGCCTTGTCAACTTGAACATATCTGGAG CTAAAACAAACCCATTATCCGACATTGGAATCGACTTTGAAGCCATAAACCGTAAGGAAAAGAGGATGGAAAAACCAAGCCAAACCCCAGTCGTTTCAAATGTCTCCATGGGTAAGGCCATGGGTTCCGGTTCTGGAATGGGACGTGCTGGTGCTGGTTCTGTTCTAAGACCCACACCAAACCCCATGATGGGTGCACCCACTGGCTTTAACCAGCCCATGGGAATGAACCCTATGCCTCCTCAGAATATGGGAATGAACATGGGTCAAGGATTTCAGATGCAGCAAGGGTATCCTCCTGGCTCAGCCATGCCTGCAAATTATAATAATAATCCAATGATGGGTAGAGGTGCTGCTGGATATGCTCCACAACCTTATGGTGGTTACAGATAA
- the LOC111889767 gene encoding clathrin interactor EPSIN 2 isoform X2 encodes MKKAFRDIKRGVNKKVLKVPSIEQKVLDATSNEPWGPHGTHLIDIAQASRNYHEYQMIMSVVWKRLSDTGKNWRHVFKGLTVLEYLVINGSERVIEDIREHANQITALASFQYIDSTGRDQGSNIRKKSQILVALVNDKEKLQEAREKANASRDKFRNTSGDEGRFGNREEDRNGYGREREWGDDEYRGRSRSNDGDYGTRSQSSDRERDRSFEDDGHRSSRGSSARVEDASPDGRGLEPKLSGQNVGGPPSYEDAVSDGHSPVDTKRNGETATSSPQVNINHQEIPAAAAPPPPAAAATPPPVTTTPPPPAVTVNNENDGFDFFDPRGAAPAPALAVALAPQASGGGEMEDLFGSLSESFSSSNALALVTSTSSITTEVHPPANTNPYLTFDTSSTSQAFDDPFGDGPFKAVPSTDGFSAQPPTSPFTTTAEPPSFSVDPMSGSGGFGDTFDFDSTVDILADILPPPGPSQTAFPSQNGQTSSFSAEPNQTTFPSSFSTPFGQPPTFSSQGQGGQPFQPQAAQSMPHPAFPPQGVQQQQSMPQSAFQLPGGHQSMPQSASQLPGVQQQQPMPQSAFQLPGGHQSAFQSPGVQQSMPQSAPLPLQGGQQSMPQSAAFQLPGGQQSIMPQSALQVQGGQQSIPQPSFPAQGGQYASQPGFPGHGGQYAPQPGFPGQGGQSVPQSSSQNGGFSSQLGGVSVSGAGANGQSVLHPGFPAQGGQSGFPSQGGQLMLQAQAQGSQSLLQPGFVAQGGQNASLGVGGFPSNGQLAQPNVSQPQPVFTNSNGHAQSNNLFGGFQPHSSSASMAPLSQVTPTPTPTPAPQYNPSNFYQPQQPPALTTSTGALALVPQQPTDKKFETKSTVWADTLNRGLVNLNISGAKTNPLSDIGIDFEAINRKEKRMEKPSQTPVVSNVSMGKAMGSGSGMGRAGAGSVLRPTPNPMMGAPTGFNQPMGMNPMPPQNMGMNMGQGFQMQQGYPPGSAMPANYNNNPMMGRGAAGYAPQPYGGYR; translated from the exons ATGAAGAAGGCATTCAGGGACAT TAAGAGAGGAGTAAATAAGAAAGTTCTTAAAGTTCCTTCAATAGAACAAAAGGTTCTTGATGCTACCAGCAACGAGCCATGGGGTCCTCATGGAACTCATCTTATTGATATTGCACAGGCTTCAAGAAACTA CCATGAATACCAAATGATCATGTCAGTAGTTTGGAAGCGCCTCAGTGATACTGGAAAGAACTGGCGCCATGTGTTCAAG GGTTTAACGGTTCTTGAGTATTTGGTGATAAACGGATCGGAACGTGTCATTGAAGATATCAGAGAACATGCAAACCAAATAACT gcGTTGGCTTCTTTTCAATATATTGATTCAACGGGGAGGGATCAAGGGAGCAATATAAGGAAGAAGTCTCAGATTCTTGTTGCCCTCGTGAATGATAAAGAGAAACTACAAGAAGCAAGAGAGAAGGCAAATGCCAGCAGGGACAA ATTCCGTAATACATCGGGAGATGAAGGGCGTTTTGGTAATAGAGAAGAAGATCGTAATGGTTATGGGAGAGAAAGAGAATGGGGTGATGATGAATATCGTGGAAGAAGTAGAAGCAATGATGGTGATTATGGCACAAGAAGTCAAAGCTCTGATAGAGAGAGGGATCGATCATTTGAAGATGATGGTCATCGTTCTTCTAG AGGAAGCAGTGCTAGAGTTGAGGATGCTTCTCCGGATGGAAG GGGGCTTGAACCAAAGTTATCTGGACAAAATGTTGGTGGGCCTCCTAGTTATGAAGATGCTGTGAGTGATGGTCATAGCCCTGTTGATACCAAGAg GAATGGAGAAACTGCAACATCATCACCTCAGGTGAACATTAACCATCAAGAAATTCCGGCAGCAGCTGCTCCACCACCACCAGCTGCCGCCGCCACACCACCTCCAGTTACCACTACGCCGCCACCACCTGCAGTGACAGTCAACAATGAAAACGACGGGTTTGACTTTTTTGATCCCCGTGGTGCTGCTCCTGCTCCTGCTCTTGCCGTTGCCCTTGCTCCGCAAGCATCAGGTGGCGGAGAGATGGAGGATTTATTTGGTTCTCTATCggagtctttctcttcttcaaATGCATTGGCTCTTGTAACATCTACTTCATCTATAACCACTGAAGTTCATCCTCCAGCAAATACTAATCCTTATCTCACCTTCGACACCTCATCGACAAGTCAG GCATTTGATGATCCGTTTGGTGATGGTCCTTTTAAAGCTGTTCCTTCTACTGATGGATTTTCGGCTCAACCACCAACATCACCCTTCACTACAACTGCTGAACCACCATCATTTTCAGTTGACCCAATGTCAGGGTCAGGGGGATTTGGGGATACGTTTGATTTTGATTCAACTGTTGACATTTTAGCTGATATACTGCCTCCACCTGGACCCTCACAAACTGCTTTTCCTTCTCAAAATGGTCAAACATCTAGTTTTTCAGCAGAACCTAACCAGACCACATTTCCTTCGAGTTTTTCAACCCCATTTGGCCAACCACCTACTTTTTCGTCCCAAGGTCAAGGTGGTCAACCTTTTCAACCTCAAGCTGCCCAATCTATGCCACACCCAGCTTTTCCACCTCAAGGTGTCCAGCAGCAGCAGTCTATGCCACAGTCAGCTTTTCAACTTCCAGGTGGACACCAGTCTATGCCACAGTCAGCTTCTCAACTTCCAGGTGTCCAGCAGCAGCAGCCTATGCCACAGTCAGCTTTTCAACTTCCAGGTGGCCACCAGTCAGCTTTTCAAAGTCCAGGTGTCCAGCAGTCTATGCCACAGTCAGCACCTTTACCACTCCAAGGTGGCCAGCAGTCTATGCCACAGTCAGCAGCTTTTCAACTTCCAGGTGGCCAGCAGTCTATTATGCCACAGTCAGCTTTACAAGTCCAAGGTGGCCAACAGTCTATACCACAGCCAAGTTTTCCAGCTCAAGGTGGTCAATATGCATCACAACCAGGTTTTCCAGGTCATGGTGGTCAATATGCACCACAACCAGGTTTTCCAGGTCAGGGTGGCCAGTCTGTACCCCAAAGCAGCAGCCAAAATGGTGGTTTTTCTTCTCAGTTGGGTGGTGTCAGTGTCTCAGGGGCAGGGGCCAATGGTCAATCCGTGTTGCACCCTGGTTTTCCAGCTCAGGGCGGCCAGTCTGGTTTTCCGTCACAGGGTGGCCAATTGATGTTGCAAGCTCAAGCTCAGGGCAGCCAGTCTCTATTGCAGCCTGGTTTTGTGGCTCAGGGTGGCCAAAATGCATCTCTTGGTGTTGGTGGTTTTCCTTCAAATGGTCAACTTGCTCAGCCAAATGTCTCACAGCCACAACCAGTGTTTACCAATTCCAATGGTCATGCTCAGTCAAACAACTTGTTTGGGGGTTTCCAGCCACACAGTTCTTCTGCTTCAATGGCGCCCTTATCACAAGTCACACCTACACCCACACCCACACCTGCCCCACAATACAACCCTTCAAATTTCTatcaaccacaacaaccaccagCTCTGACTACTTCAACAGGTGCTCTTGCTCTAGTACCACAACAACCAACGGATAAAAAGTTTGAGACCAAATCAACAGTCTGGGCTGATACATTGAACCGAGGCCTTGTCAACTTGAACATATCTGGAG CTAAAACAAACCCATTATCCGACATTGGAATCGACTTTGAAGCCATAAACCGTAAGGAAAAGAGGATGGAAAAACCAAGCCAAACCCCAGTCGTTTCAAATGTCTCCATGGGTAAGGCCATGGGTTCCGGTTCTGGAATGGGACGTGCTGGTGCTGGTTCTGTTCTAAGACCCACACCAAACCCCATGATGGGTGCACCCACTGGCTTTAACCAGCCCATGGGAATGAACCCTATGCCTCCTCAGAATATGGGAATGAACATGGGTCAAGGATTTCAGATGCAGCAAGGGTATCCTCCTGGCTCAGCCATGCCTGCAAATTATAATAATAATCCAATGATGGGTAGAGGTGCTGCTGGATATGCTCCACAACCTTATGGTGGTTACAGATAA
- the LOC111889799 gene encoding mitochondrial import inner membrane translocase subunit PAM16 like 2 gives MAAKILANLIVMGSGILIRGMVQAYRQALQNASKSGVAQETLQNAVRRGSKAMTEQEARQILGVTEQSSWEEIAQKYDNLFERNAKNGSFYLQSKVHRAKECLETVYQPKDHPGDPVG, from the exons ATG GCTGCTAAGATTCTTGCAAATTTGATTGTAATGGGCTCTGGAATCTTGATTAGGGGAATGGTTCAAGCATATCGTCAGGCTCTCCAAA ATGCCTCAAAGTCAGGGGTTGCTCAAGAAACATTACAGAATGCTGTGCGAAGAGGAAGCAAAGCTATGACTGAACAAGAAGCGAGACAAATTCTTGGTGTGACTGAACAATCATCTTGGGAGGAGATTGCACAG AAATATGATAATCTATTTGAGAGAAATGCGAAGAATGGGAGTTTTTATTTGCAGTCAAAGGTTCACAGGGCCAAGGAGTGTTTGGAGACGGTTTATCAACCGAAAGATCATCCAGGTGATCCCGTTGGTTGA